In the genome of Flavobacterium panacagri, one region contains:
- a CDS encoding SusC/RagA family TonB-linked outer membrane protein — MIPNNLRKILFFLALLISSFKGFAQNKTITLHVKNKPISQIIKSIEAQSDFRIIYNAKKIDAEQLADIDVDNASLETTLKKLLKGTNISYYIQKKQVLLTDATPVDQSNSDVQETDRIIKGTVYSAKDRQPLPGATIRIKGTGMGAITDYNGKFVYELKGSNIKDQVLEVGFLGMETQSIKAEYKKDFIFYLQEVTDELNPVIVTSSYGTTKLKEEIVGSISTLQAKDIAVEQASESFDKMITGQIAGVLVENTSGVGGPVKINIRGQGTLSSLNGAITGTSSQPLIIVDGVVMSEEYAIDSGDFDGSGMYSENLANPLMKIAPENIETISVLKDAAAVGIYGADGANGVILITTKKGRKGKTQFGFSNQLGVSSAVNQIKYLNGEQYTEIRNEYLKNTTTNYAPITYNGVNTDWFNLLNKSGIYNKYNFNVSGSTSKFSYRTNVSYTKIDEPQLGNETKQLNAGINLGYNSGKWDINLMLNPSFVQKDAPNIFYSFAYLPTISPYNADGSYSNMGLIASTGGNPLAAIEQNKNETQTFGLLGSLNLSYKLNNNIRFSTLFGIDYSDKDQDRYFSGANESGQFTGSFTLNGILYPAWGRRLLNERNSTKWNWQGQALFNKDITENHAIDGVVGFELSEDKTNFDYSSGVGFVNPATINKITDAIRDDNPATPNVDESKAGQSYRSEISYNSRVSMFSQINYNYKKRYYLLANYRRDQSSVFGDDTDIANNGGLGAGWIISNENFLKSNSWIDFLKLKASYGTTGNSRIGSYRSKGLYNVVQNRYNGGIGATPTEAPNGHLSWEKNTKFNAGFDFNIFNRIELTVEYYYDDKSDLITTRDIPTETGYSSVQLNAASMYNKGFELTTRIKWIKSNAFRWTTVFNISTVDSKVTDLKGLGSDYSLANLALAQKIGYSNSTIWGIKWVGVDPATGRDLIEKNGKIYDAKTYNDMYTIADWVPIGDKQADAYGGFYNNFTFFNNLSLSIRGDYQIGGDFLVSDVLVDKYSNTLNRNLSVNAYDHWRNPGDIVSQSAVTSSPILSNLSKYVYDATYIKISNINLSYNVPLKNTFLDNLSVFADATNVAYWYKEKAPKGMNGIREYRFTYPQARTISLGVNAKF; from the coding sequence ATGATACCCAATAACTTAAGAAAAATTCTGTTTTTCTTAGCCCTCCTTATATCCAGTTTTAAAGGTTTTGCACAAAACAAAACCATTACTTTACATGTCAAAAACAAACCTATAAGCCAAATTATCAAATCGATTGAAGCACAATCTGATTTTAGAATTATTTATAATGCTAAAAAAATAGATGCAGAGCAGTTAGCCGATATTGATGTGGATAATGCTTCTTTGGAAACTACTTTAAAAAAGTTATTAAAAGGCACAAATATCTCCTATTATATTCAGAAAAAGCAAGTTTTATTAACCGATGCTACACCTGTTGACCAATCTAATTCGGATGTACAGGAAACCGATCGAATTATAAAAGGAACCGTTTACAGCGCAAAAGACAGACAGCCGCTTCCGGGAGCCACAATCCGTATTAAAGGAACCGGAATGGGCGCTATAACGGACTATAACGGAAAATTTGTTTATGAACTAAAAGGAAGCAACATTAAAGACCAGGTGCTTGAAGTTGGCTTTTTAGGAATGGAAACGCAGTCTATAAAGGCAGAATATAAAAAAGATTTTATTTTCTACCTTCAGGAAGTAACCGATGAATTGAATCCTGTTATAGTTACTTCTTCTTACGGTACAACAAAACTAAAAGAAGAAATTGTAGGAAGTATTTCTACTCTGCAAGCCAAAGACATTGCTGTAGAACAAGCTTCTGAAAGTTTTGACAAAATGATTACTGGTCAAATTGCGGGTGTATTAGTTGAAAATACTTCTGGAGTTGGTGGCCCTGTTAAAATTAATATTCGTGGACAAGGTACTTTATCCTCTCTTAATGGTGCTATTACAGGTACTTCCTCTCAGCCCTTAATTATTGTTGATGGTGTTGTAATGAGTGAAGAATACGCTATTGACAGCGGTGATTTTGACGGAAGCGGTATGTATTCTGAAAATCTAGCCAATCCTTTAATGAAAATTGCACCAGAAAACATTGAAACTATTTCGGTTTTAAAAGATGCTGCTGCCGTAGGTATTTATGGTGCTGATGGTGCAAATGGTGTAATTTTAATTACAACCAAAAAAGGGAGAAAAGGGAAAACACAATTTGGTTTCTCAAATCAGTTAGGGGTTTCTTCTGCTGTTAACCAAATTAAATACTTAAATGGCGAACAATATACTGAGATCAGAAATGAATACTTAAAAAACACCACTACAAATTATGCTCCAATAACTTACAATGGTGTTAATACAGATTGGTTTAACTTATTGAATAAATCAGGTATTTACAACAAATACAATTTTAACGTTTCGGGTTCTACATCAAAATTTTCGTACCGAACAAATGTCAGCTATACCAAAATTGATGAGCCACAGCTTGGTAACGAGACCAAACAGTTAAATGCTGGAATTAATTTAGGATACAACTCTGGAAAATGGGATATTAATTTAATGCTGAATCCAAGCTTTGTACAAAAAGATGCGCCAAACATTTTTTACAGCTTTGCTTATCTGCCAACCATTTCGCCTTATAATGCAGATGGCTCCTATTCAAATATGGGATTAATTGCTTCAACTGGAGGAAATCCGCTAGCGGCGATCGAGCAGAATAAAAATGAAACTCAGACTTTTGGTCTTTTAGGTAGTTTAAATTTATCTTATAAACTGAATAACAATATTAGATTTTCTACTCTTTTTGGTATAGATTACAGCGATAAGGATCAAGATCGTTACTTTTCTGGAGCAAATGAAAGTGGTCAGTTTACTGGTTCTTTTACGCTTAATGGAATTTTATACCCTGCTTGGGGACGCCGACTTCTAAACGAAAGAAATTCAACAAAATGGAACTGGCAGGGACAAGCGTTGTTTAATAAAGATATTACAGAAAATCATGCTATAGACGGTGTTGTTGGTTTTGAATTAAGTGAAGATAAAACCAATTTTGATTACTCGTCTGGAGTTGGATTCGTAAATCCGGCGACCATCAATAAAATTACAGATGCTATTCGAGATGATAATCCTGCTACGCCAAATGTTGATGAATCTAAAGCTGGACAATCCTATAGAAGTGAAATTAGTTATAACTCTAGAGTTTCAATGTTTTCTCAGATAAATTATAACTATAAAAAACGTTATTATTTATTAGCTAACTATCGTCGTGATCAGAGTTCTGTTTTTGGTGACGATACAGATATTGCTAATAATGGCGGGCTTGGTGCTGGATGGATTATCAGCAACGAGAATTTCCTTAAATCTAATTCATGGATTGATTTCTTAAAACTAAAGGCCAGCTACGGAACTACAGGTAACTCTAGAATTGGTTCTTATAGATCTAAAGGATTGTATAATGTGGTGCAAAACAGATACAATGGAGGAATTGGAGCCACACCTACTGAAGCTCCAAATGGTCATTTAAGCTGGGAGAAAAACACAAAATTCAATGCTGGATTTGATTTTAATATTTTCAATAGGATTGAACTAACAGTAGAATATTATTATGACGACAAAAGCGATTTGATTACGACAAGAGATATTCCTACTGAAACAGGATACAGCTCTGTACAATTAAATGCTGCAAGCATGTACAATAAAGGTTTTGAATTGACTACAAGAATTAAATGGATAAAAAGTAATGCTTTTAGATGGACAACAGTATTCAACATTTCTACTGTAGACAGTAAAGTAACAGATCTAAAAGGGTTAGGAAGTGACTATTCTCTAGCCAATTTAGCTTTAGCACAAAAAATTGGTTATAGCAACAGTACTATTTGGGGAATCAAATGGGTTGGAGTAGATCCTGCGACAGGTCGAGATCTTATCGAAAAAAATGGTAAAATATACGATGCTAAAACATACAATGATATGTATACTATTGCTGACTGGGTGCCAATTGGAGACAAACAAGCTGATGCGTATGGAGGTTTCTACAACAACTTTACATTTTTCAACAATCTAAGTTTATCTATTAGAGGGGATTATCAAATTGGTGGTGATTTCTTAGTTTCTGATGTTTTGGTCGATAAATATTCTAATACATTAAACAGAAACCTTTCTGTAAATGCTTATGATCATTGGAGAAATCCAGGAGATATCGTATCACAATCTGCCGTAACATCCTCTCCTATTTTATCTAATTTAAGCAAATATGTTTATGACGCTACTTATATCAAAATCAGCAATATTAATTTAAGCTATAATGTACCGTTAAAAAATACTTTCCTAGACAATCTTTCTGTTTTTGCTGATGCTACGAATGTGGCCTATTGGTACAAAGAGAAAGCTCCGAAAGGAATGAACGGAATTCGAGAATACCGTTTTACTTATCCACAGGCAAGAACAATCTCATTAGGAGTTAATGCTAAATTTTAA
- a CDS encoding FecR family protein has translation MTSELIYKYLSNEASEQEVEKLFEWIEASEENKKQFITLKKTLALTALSGTISREVPVVALQPKNKIRTYFKYAAILVVLFGLGKLAFYFNERTVVSKEIVLELGDGRLEFFTEKNLNTLVNDKGELVARKFPDQIVYFGKVQDKDVLYNTLKIPYGKTFKLKLSDGTLVSLNSGTTLRYPEQFGISGNRNVYLTGEAFFEVAKDKQHPFIVHSDQVEIEVLGTRFNVSAYPEDKTVSSVLVEGSIKMSEKENPLNTVLLKPSQMAVWQNQSKKITTKSVDTSFYEAWTQGELAFNNTPFSTITKIIERTYDVEIINENAVLAKQNFTGSIKISESSVENILDLLKRDTPFNYSIEQKTITITPIFHN, from the coding sequence ATGACATCGGAACTCATTTATAAATACTTATCCAATGAAGCTTCAGAACAAGAAGTTGAAAAACTTTTTGAGTGGATTGAAGCCTCAGAAGAAAACAAAAAGCAATTTATAACTTTAAAAAAGACTTTGGCCTTAACAGCACTTTCTGGAACTATTTCACGTGAAGTTCCAGTTGTTGCATTACAACCAAAAAATAAAATAAGAACGTATTTTAAATACGCGGCCATTCTTGTTGTTTTATTTGGTTTAGGAAAACTTGCTTTTTATTTTAATGAAAGAACAGTTGTTTCAAAAGAAATTGTTCTGGAATTAGGCGATGGCCGTTTAGAATTTTTTACCGAAAAGAATCTGAATACATTGGTGAATGATAAAGGCGAACTGGTTGCCAGAAAATTCCCTGATCAGATTGTTTATTTCGGAAAAGTTCAGGATAAAGACGTTTTATACAATACCTTAAAAATTCCGTACGGAAAAACTTTTAAACTTAAACTTTCAGACGGTACCCTTGTAAGTTTAAATTCAGGAACTACTTTACGTTATCCTGAGCAATTTGGTATAAGCGGAAATAGAAATGTTTATTTAACCGGTGAAGCATTTTTTGAAGTTGCTAAAGACAAGCAGCATCCGTTTATTGTACATTCAGATCAGGTTGAAATTGAAGTTCTTGGAACGCGTTTCAATGTAAGTGCTTATCCTGAAGACAAAACCGTGAGCAGTGTTTTGGTTGAAGGAAGCATTAAAATGTCTGAAAAAGAAAATCCTTTAAATACTGTTTTGCTAAAGCCTTCCCAAATGGCTGTCTGGCAGAATCAGTCTAAGAAAATTACAACGAAAAGCGTTGATACTTCTTTTTACGAAGCTTGGACACAAGGTGAACTTGCCTTCAACAACACCCCCTTTTCTACGATTACAAAAATAATTGAGCGCACCTACGACGTTGAAATCATCAACGAAAATGCTGTTTTGGCCAAACAGAATTTTACCGGCTCAATTAAAATCAGTGAGTCTAGTGTCGAGAACATTTTAGATCTTCTAAAACGTGACACGCCTTTTAATTATTCTATTGAACAAAAAACAATTACGATTACACCTATTTTCCATAACTAA
- a CDS encoding RNA polymerase sigma-70 factor, producing the protein MNHNNSFELDLFISFKEGDETAYTFFYDKYFRRIQSFSVQFIYDQDEAENLAQEALLHLWQNKDSVESLGGVQAFLFTYAKSKCLNLIRHNKVKDKFKNDLLNHKERELDIEVLNSLQFDTLELTELERIIQESISELPPKTREVFIKKRFENKKNAEIAEEMEVTLKAVEAHMTKALKILKTKLSDYLFLIFILIYNN; encoded by the coding sequence ATGAACCATAATAACAGTTTCGAATTAGATCTTTTCATTTCCTTTAAGGAAGGCGACGAGACTGCTTATACTTTTTTTTACGACAAATACTTTAGGAGAATCCAATCTTTCAGCGTTCAGTTTATTTATGACCAAGACGAAGCTGAAAATCTAGCTCAGGAAGCCCTGCTACATCTATGGCAAAACAAAGATAGTGTTGAATCTCTAGGCGGAGTTCAAGCTTTCTTGTTTACCTACGCCAAATCTAAATGCTTGAATTTAATTCGTCACAACAAAGTGAAAGATAAATTCAAGAATGACCTCCTTAACCACAAAGAAAGAGAATTAGATATCGAAGTTTTAAATTCTCTTCAATTTGACACTCTAGAATTAACAGAATTAGAACGCATTATTCAGGAATCCATCAGCGAACTGCCTCCAAAAACCCGCGAAGTTTTTATCAAAAAACGCTTCGAGAATAAAAAAAATGCAGAAATCGCCGAAGAAATGGAAGTGACTTTAAAAGCCGTAGAAGCCCATATGACAAAGGCTTTAAAGATTTTAAAGACCAAATTATCCGATTATTTATTTTTAATTTTTATCCTTATTTATAATAATTAA
- a CDS encoding DUF3526 domain-containing protein: MLSLLFKNFIRSKGTKIGLLFLLCIGFISLLIGKQFQDKQEKSIQEATIYQKEHIARNAAFHKDEIGLLLYYIKFSLVNTTLPINSLAIGQRDVNPSIQNVTIRGLEGQKYDAELNNPNNLLSGNIDFSFVLIYLFPLLIIAFSYNVISEEKESGTWKIVATQSENTFKYILQLFYVRILSLIALFTVLLFTAVLFLNIPLDQSFFIFFGIGILYILFWFAVCFFIVSLQMHSNVNAVSLLTIWLFLIIIVPAGINAFIVNKYKIPEALELTIQQRNAYHEKWDMDKNETMEKFYKHYPQFREYKIPADKEFSWLWYFAMQQMGDDESAVQSKELYAKLEQRNRASELIAQFIPTLHTQIQLNDIAKSDLRNQLLFLKETTQFHEKLRLHFYPKIFKNEAVNQQKWGNYKVETFKDATEISFLKAFLPLLLFVLVLIGFGWRNFNNKAFF, translated from the coding sequence ATGCTGTCATTATTATTCAAAAATTTCATTCGGTCAAAAGGAACCAAAATTGGATTGCTTTTCCTGTTATGCATCGGTTTTATTAGTCTTTTAATTGGAAAACAGTTTCAGGATAAACAAGAAAAAAGCATTCAGGAAGCAACGATTTATCAAAAAGAACATATTGCCAGAAATGCGGCGTTTCATAAAGACGAAATCGGTCTTTTGTTGTATTACATCAAATTTTCTTTGGTCAATACTACTTTGCCTATAAACAGTTTAGCGATTGGACAGCGCGATGTTAATCCTTCTATTCAAAACGTTACCATTCGCGGTTTAGAAGGTCAGAAATACGATGCAGAACTCAATAATCCAAACAATCTTTTGTCCGGAAATATCGATTTTAGTTTTGTGCTGATTTATTTATTTCCGCTTCTGATTATTGCTTTCTCTTATAATGTAATTTCAGAAGAAAAAGAAAGTGGTACCTGGAAAATTGTGGCAACGCAAAGTGAGAATACTTTCAAATACATTTTGCAGTTATTTTATGTAAGGATTTTGAGTTTGATCGCTTTGTTTACGGTTTTGCTATTTACTGCTGTTTTGTTCTTAAATATTCCGTTAGATCAGTCCTTTTTTATTTTCTTCGGAATCGGAATTCTGTATATATTATTTTGGTTTGCGGTTTGTTTTTTCATTGTTTCCCTGCAAATGCATTCTAACGTTAATGCTGTTTCATTACTAACAATCTGGCTGTTTTTAATCATTATTGTTCCTGCTGGAATTAATGCTTTTATTGTAAATAAATACAAAATTCCTGAAGCGCTGGAACTCACTATACAACAGCGTAATGCCTATCATGAAAAGTGGGACATGGATAAAAATGAAACGATGGAAAAGTTTTATAAACATTATCCGCAGTTTCGGGAGTATAAGATTCCAGCAGATAAAGAATTCAGCTGGCTTTGGTATTTTGCCATGCAGCAAATGGGCGACGACGAATCGGCAGTGCAGTCTAAGGAATTGTACGCCAAATTGGAACAGCGAAACCGTGCCAGCGAATTGATTGCACAGTTTATTCCAACGCTTCATACTCAGATTCAGTTAAACGATATTGCGAAATCGGATTTACGTAACCAGCTTTTGTTTTTAAAAGAAACAACGCAATTTCATGAAAAACTTCGTCTGCATTTTTATCCGAAAATATTTAAAAATGAAGCCGTTAATCAACAAAAATGGGGAAATTATAAAGTTGAAACATTTAAAGATGCAACAGAAATCAGCTTTTTAAAAGCGTTCTTACCTTTATTGCTTTTCGTTTTAGTATTGATTGGTTTTGGTTGGCGGAATTTTAACAACAAAGCTTTTTTTTAA
- a CDS encoding ABC transporter permease, with translation MKILQSEILIARHFKKSVFKNPAVYIITIFIGILLLYAAFTGWDNYKSQNETSEKYQHESREDWLKNPDKNPHRMAHYGNFAFRKSTPLSVFEFGMEPFFGNAIFLEAHKQNTANFSEAGFSNSMLRFGEISIAMVLQVLLPLLIFFLGFNAVAYERENGTLKILLTQGINWKQLLVGKTLGIASVIMLLFIPTIIVLVLVWLFLQNFSITADETVKMILFILFHLAYLLFFCVIAVLISAISKTSKKALITLIGIWLLFTIILPRTTQAIGAYIYEAPSKIQFNSDIEKDILKQGDSHNPNDPHYKAIKDSLLTAYKVDSVQKLPFNYSGFIMTEGEKISSRIYNEHLAELLKIYKKQNSFSKTVSFLNPYIAIKNLSMGLSNTDYESYIDFQKQAEDYRYAMAQKMNALQIKYISNTKSDKPKIIGKEHWADVEEFHYEPEKIGTVLKNEIVSIISILLWIAVLFILIRIASHKLKAI, from the coding sequence ATGAAAATATTACAATCCGAAATTCTTATAGCCAGGCATTTTAAAAAATCTGTTTTTAAAAATCCTGCGGTATATATTATTACCATTTTTATTGGCATTTTGCTTTTGTACGCTGCATTTACAGGCTGGGACAATTACAAAAGCCAAAACGAAACCAGCGAAAAATACCAGCATGAATCTCGAGAAGACTGGTTAAAAAATCCAGATAAAAATCCGCATCGAATGGCGCATTACGGCAATTTTGCTTTTAGAAAAAGTACACCTTTAAGTGTTTTTGAATTCGGAATGGAACCTTTCTTTGGAAATGCTATTTTCCTTGAAGCACACAAACAAAACACTGCCAATTTCTCTGAAGCTGGTTTTTCAAACAGTATGCTTCGTTTCGGAGAAATCAGTATTGCTATGGTTTTGCAGGTTTTATTACCACTTTTAATTTTCTTTTTAGGTTTTAATGCCGTTGCTTACGAACGTGAAAACGGAACCTTAAAAATTCTCTTAACTCAGGGAATCAATTGGAAACAGCTTTTGGTTGGAAAAACTTTAGGAATTGCAAGCGTTATTATGCTTCTTTTTATCCCAACTATTATTGTTTTAGTTTTAGTCTGGCTTTTTTTGCAAAACTTTTCAATAACAGCAGACGAAACGGTAAAAATGATTTTGTTTATCCTTTTTCATCTGGCTTATCTCCTATTCTTCTGTGTGATTGCTGTTTTAATTTCGGCGATAAGCAAAACATCCAAAAAAGCTTTGATTACTCTTATTGGTATTTGGCTGCTTTTTACCATTATTCTGCCAAGAACTACGCAGGCCATTGGTGCTTATATTTACGAAGCGCCTTCTAAAATCCAGTTTAACAGCGATATCGAAAAAGATATTCTAAAACAAGGAGACAGTCATAATCCGAACGATCCTCATTATAAAGCAATTAAAGATTCTTTGCTTACGGCTTATAAAGTCGATTCAGTGCAAAAACTTCCGTTCAATTATTCAGGATTCATTATGACTGAAGGCGAAAAGATAAGTTCCAGAATTTACAACGAACATTTAGCCGAACTTTTAAAGATTTACAAAAAACAAAATAGCTTTTCTAAGACGGTTTCTTTTCTGAATCCGTATATCGCCATCAAAAATTTATCGATGGGATTGTCGAATACCGATTACGAATCGTATATCGATTTCCAGAAACAAGCCGAAGATTATCGTTATGCAATGGCTCAGAAAATGAATGCTTTGCAGATCAAATACATCAGCAATACAAAATCAGATAAGCCAAAAATTATTGGAAAAGAACATTGGGCCGATGTGGAAGAATTTCATTATGAACCTGAAAAAATTGGAACGGTGCTTAAAAACGAAATCGTCTCCATTATTTCAATTTTGCTCTGGATTGCGGTACTTTTTATCTTAATCAGAATCGCGTCTCATAAACTTAAAGCTATATAA
- a CDS encoding TonB-dependent siderophore receptor, translating to MKHTLSLLFIVSTISVVKAQNGGKVRDSISKDSLELESKRNELQTVEIIGRSTRKYNSDYSFSATKTATLNKDIPQSISTITKELIADKNAIYLADVVKMTSGVIPASYYNQYTIRGISQNEEGQIINGMRTRQYYFLQPLTSNIERVEVIKGPSSATFSSVDPGGSINMVTKKPLAVDRKEVSLSVGSFSTLRGTLDFTGPLNESKTLLYRVNGAYQEAKSYRDLVNNKSFLISPSFSYIPNEKTAINTELILSDMTGVLDRGQPIFGAVAGKTDLNKTPISLNLGASGDFFKSKEMILMTNFAHKFSSKVGFNASYMKQTWTENLQEHRTNNAFAVDMNNQPVTSLAMMQFVQRQQYWDIDNLSAYFNFDFKTGKLNHKLLTGYDLSSWNKNKGGGQNAARGYLLNDGTVANTFVPANASNYQTVTVNGVVLPKPNVNFFDLNNPSYALRNTQDYVLNVRTALPSALTTTNAVYIQDQIQWNKFIFLLGLRNEWFEDITNYETNNELTVKKSALLPRIGITYAVNNAINVYTTYLEGYQPQSNTTTLMPQTGSLPGGSLFKPLESDLKEFGMKAVFFNNKVSFNAAVYEINQRNILMNANDPANPDLLVTRGSERSRGFECDLAGYITPDWQINASYSYIDAEITNDANLALIGQRKQNTPKNSANLWTRYNFASDSALDDFGIGLGMQYQSSKVPWFTRDFTLPDFTIFDAALYYKPNGGNMQIALNAGNLLNKTYWLGAQNYLRLFPGSPRNVNLTVTYRF from the coding sequence ATGAAACATACACTTTCTTTACTGTTTATAGTAAGTACCATTTCTGTTGTAAAAGCACAAAACGGCGGAAAAGTCAGAGACAGCATTTCTAAGGATTCTTTGGAACTGGAATCTAAAAGAAATGAATTGCAGACTGTTGAAATTATTGGGCGCTCAACGCGAAAGTACAACAGCGATTATTCCTTTTCTGCAACTAAAACCGCAACATTAAATAAAGATATTCCGCAGTCCATTTCGACTATAACCAAAGAATTAATTGCGGATAAAAACGCTATTTATCTGGCAGACGTTGTAAAAATGACAAGCGGTGTCATTCCGGCGAGTTATTACAATCAATATACGATTCGAGGCATCAGCCAGAATGAAGAAGGGCAAATTATTAACGGAATGCGAACGAGACAATATTACTTTCTACAGCCTTTAACGAGTAATATTGAGCGTGTTGAAGTAATCAAAGGGCCTTCGAGCGCAACATTTTCGTCTGTAGATCCAGGTGGAAGTATCAATATGGTGACCAAAAAACCTTTGGCAGTTGACCGAAAAGAAGTCAGCCTTTCTGTTGGAAGTTTTAGCACTTTACGAGGAACTTTAGATTTTACAGGGCCTTTAAATGAGTCCAAAACACTTTTATATCGTGTCAATGGAGCGTATCAGGAGGCAAAATCGTATCGTGATTTGGTAAACAATAAATCATTCCTGATTTCTCCGTCTTTCAGTTATATTCCAAATGAAAAAACGGCCATTAATACCGAATTGATTTTAAGCGACATGACTGGAGTTTTAGACCGCGGACAGCCTATTTTTGGTGCTGTTGCTGGAAAAACCGATTTAAACAAAACGCCAATCAGTTTAAATTTAGGAGCTTCGGGCGATTTTTTCAAGTCAAAAGAAATGATTTTGATGACCAATTTTGCACATAAATTTTCTTCAAAAGTGGGTTTTAATGCTTCGTACATGAAACAAACCTGGACAGAAAATCTTCAGGAACACCGCACTAACAATGCTTTTGCCGTAGACATGAACAATCAGCCTGTTACGAGTCTTGCTATGATGCAGTTTGTGCAACGTCAGCAATATTGGGATATTGATAATTTGAGTGCTTATTTCAATTTTGATTTTAAAACAGGAAAGCTGAATCATAAACTATTAACAGGATATGATTTAAGCAGCTGGAATAAAAACAAAGGCGGCGGACAAAATGCAGCAAGAGGTTATTTATTAAACGATGGAACGGTTGCCAATACTTTTGTTCCTGCCAACGCTTCCAATTATCAAACTGTAACGGTAAATGGCGTTGTTTTACCAAAACCTAATGTCAATTTCTTTGATTTAAACAATCCGTCGTATGCTTTAAGAAATACGCAGGATTATGTTTTAAATGTTCGTACGGCGCTTCCATCAGCATTAACTACAACAAATGCTGTGTATATTCAGGATCAGATTCAGTGGAATAAATTCATTTTTTTATTGGGATTAAGAAATGAATGGTTTGAAGATATTACGAATTACGAAACCAATAATGAGTTAACGGTTAAAAAATCGGCTTTACTGCCTAGAATTGGGATTACGTATGCTGTTAATAATGCCATAAATGTTTACACAACTTATCTTGAAGGTTATCAGCCTCAATCGAATACGACAACTTTGATGCCCCAAACAGGAAGTTTACCTGGCGGAAGTCTTTTTAAACCTTTGGAAAGTGATTTGAAAGAGTTTGGGATGAAAGCGGTTTTCTTCAATAACAAAGTAAGTTTTAACGCAGCCGTTTATGAAATCAATCAGCGTAATATTTTGATGAATGCGAATGATCCTGCAAATCCTGATTTGTTAGTAACCAGAGGTTCTGAAAGAAGTCGTGGTTTCGAATGCGATCTCGCTGGATACATTACTCCAGACTGGCAGATTAATGCTTCGTACAGTTATATTGATGCTGAAATTACTAATGACGCCAATCTTGCATTAATTGGTCAGAGAAAACAGAATACGCCAAAAAACAGTGCGAACCTATGGACACGTTACAATTTTGCTTCTGATTCTGCTTTAGACGATTTCGGAATTGGATTGGGAATGCAGTACCAAAGCAGTAAAGTGCCTTGGTTTACCAGAGATTTTACGCTTCCCGATTTTACCATTTTTGACGCTGCTCTTTATTACAAACCTAACGGAGGAAATATGCAGATTGCTTTAAACGCTGGAAATCTTCTAAATAAAACCTACTGGCTGGGCGCACAAAATTATTTGAGATTGTTTCCGGGAAGTCCGCGAAACGTAAATCTCACTGTAACTTATAGATTTTAA
- a CDS encoding ABC transporter ATP-binding protein, whose amino-acid sequence MLTAENLTKKYGDYTALNSLNLTIKEGEIFALLGQNGAGKTTTINLFLGFIEPTEGFLTINDIPVTLNAKTTKEFVAYIPETVMLYPNLTGLENLKFFSSLAGFKYSKGELTYFLNKAGLQVKAHDENLGGYSKGMRQKVGIAIAIAKKAKVLLLDEPTSGLDPKASNEFSQILKELSADGTAILMATHDIFRAREVASHIGIMKQGNLVTVIEADKISANELEDLYLQTV is encoded by the coding sequence ATGCTTACAGCTGAAAATCTCACCAAAAAATATGGTGATTATACTGCTTTAAATTCCCTAAACTTAACGATCAAAGAAGGCGAAATATTTGCTCTTTTAGGGCAGAATGGCGCCGGAAAAACGACTACAATTAATTTATTTCTAGGTTTTATAGAACCTACCGAAGGATTTTTGACCATCAATGATATTCCGGTTACTTTAAACGCAAAAACGACTAAAGAATTTGTGGCTTATATACCAGAAACCGTAATGCTTTATCCAAACTTAACGGGTTTAGAAAACCTTAAATTTTTCTCTTCGCTTGCAGGTTTTAAGTATTCAAAAGGAGAACTGACTTATTTCTTAAATAAAGCAGGGTTACAAGTTAAAGCGCATGATGAAAATTTAGGCGGTTATTCTAAAGGAATGCGACAGAAAGTGGGAATTGCGATTGCGATTGCCAAAAAAGCCAAAGTGCTTTTGCTGGACGAACCTACAAGCGGTTTAGACCCAAAAGCTTCAAATGAATTCTCTCAAATCTTAAAAGAACTTTCGGCAGACGGAACGGCAATTTTAATGGCAACTCACGATATTTTCAGAGCGCGTGAAGTGGCTTCGCATATCGGAATTATGAAACAGGGAAATCTTGTAACGGTTATCGAAGCGGATAAAATTTCGGCTAACGAGCTGGAAGATTTGTATTTACAAACCGTTTAG